The DNA region GCGTTTTCCCAATCTGCTGCGCGAAATCGTCCCGGTGCGGCCGGATCAGGTCTGGCAAGCCGACCTGACCTACGTGCGTGTTCAGCGGGGCTTCGTGTACCTCGCTTGCGTGCTGGACAGCTTTACCCGTGAGATCGTGGGCTGTTCCATGTCGAAGTTCCTGGATGCGGATTTGCCGCTGGCAGCACTGAACAACGCGCTCGCAGCGCGTTGTCCTGCCCCAGGCTTACTGCACCATTCGGACCAGGGGGTGCAATACGCCAGCCGGGTTTACGTGGACCGCTTGCGGTCCGCGGGCATCACGCCGAGCATGTCCAGGACCGGGAATCCCTACGACAATGCCAAGATGGAGAGCTTCTACAAGACCCTGAAGACCGAGGAGGTCGATCTGCAAGAGTACGTGGATTTGGACGACGCCCGACGGCACATTGAGTTCTTTATTGCTGACCTGTACAACCGCCGCCGACTGCACTCCAGTCTGGGGTACATCCCACCTGCCGAGTTCGCCGCCCGCTACACTGCCGCCCAGATGTGACTTGCCCCGCGGTCCGCTTGATTGGGTTCACTCCA from Deinococcus aerophilus includes:
- a CDS encoding IS3 family transposase, with the protein product ELHGVSRSWFYKQQGRQEVDVDQALVSDIEAVVEEFSGYGYRRVTHELARRGRPANHKRVLRVMRERRLLCRPKRRYRATTDSNHSEKRFPNLLREIVPVRPDQVWQADLTYVRVQRGFVYLACVLDSFTREIVGCSMSKFLDADLPLAALNNALAARCPAPGLLHHSDQGVQYASRVYVDRLRSAGITPSMSRTGNPYDNAKMESFYKTLKTEEVDLQEYVDLDDARRHIEFFIADLYNRRRLHSSLGYIPPAEFAARYTAAQM